A single window of Jeotgalibacillus haloalkalitolerans DNA harbors:
- a CDS encoding sporulation histidine kinase inhibitor Sda, with amino-acid sequence MKILSNEQLLSAYRDAEKHGEHDTQVILKKEIQKRGIHAGRHRK; translated from the coding sequence TTGAAAATCTTAAGTAATGAACAATTGTTATCTGCTTACAGAGATGCTGAGAAACATGGAGAACACGATACACAGGTGATTTTAAAGAAGGAAATTCAAAAAAGAGGTATACACGCCGGCAGACATCGGAAATAA
- a CDS encoding ion transporter encodes MNRLKSQLALIAEHRTFNAVIIGLILLNAVLIGLETYPSIYSNYSDLFIGADRILLWLFTIEILIRLVAAPSIKQFFKQPWNVFDFVIVLSGHLITGGHYVTVLRILRVLRVLRTISVIPSLRKMVNALLMTIPSMGTILLLLGIFFYIYGVIGTMLYSAIAPEYFGSLHSSLLTLFQVVTLESWASGVMRPILKEDPTSWWYFVTFVLIGTFVIFNLFVGVIVNNVEEADKENRPSPEEVKLAEVQKELAEIKALLNKKE; translated from the coding sequence ATGAATAGATTAAAATCTCAGCTCGCCCTGATTGCTGAGCACCGGACGTTTAACGCGGTGATTATCGGGTTAATACTGCTAAACGCAGTTCTGATTGGTCTTGAGACCTATCCCTCTATATACAGCAACTATAGTGATTTATTTATTGGAGCTGACAGAATTCTGCTATGGCTGTTCACCATTGAGATTCTTATCAGGCTGGTCGCAGCACCTTCAATAAAACAATTCTTTAAACAGCCATGGAATGTATTTGACTTTGTTATTGTATTAAGTGGACATCTGATCACGGGCGGGCATTATGTGACTGTCCTGCGTATCTTAAGAGTTCTGCGTGTACTCAGAACCATCTCAGTCATTCCCTCTCTCAGAAAAATGGTGAATGCACTATTAATGACAATTCCTTCAATGGGTACAATCCTGCTGCTGCTGGGAATTTTCTTTTATATTTACGGCGTAATCGGTACGATGCTCTATTCAGCGATTGCTCCTGAATATTTTGGAAGTCTTCACAGTTCACTATTGACTTTATTCCAGGTCGTGACGCTCGAGTCCTGGGCAAGCGGCGTCATGAGACCGATTCTCAAGGAGGATCCAACATCATGGTGGTATTTTGTCACGTTTGTATTAATTGGCACATTTGTGATTTTTAATCTGTTTGTTGGTGTCATTGTCAATAATGTTGAAGAAGCAGATAAAGAAAACAGACCTTCTCCTGAAGAAGTTAAATTAGCAGAGGTTCAAAAAGAGCTTGCAGAAATTAAAGCACTGCTGAATAAAAAAGAGTAA
- a CDS encoding DUF6501 family protein, whose translation MIHLDWENRETIKQVKCVHDNAAKYVVNNVLTVGKTYDVKNETEEFIFIIDNTGKVGGFYKDYFEEA comes from the coding sequence ATGATTCATTTAGACTGGGAAAACCGGGAAACAATTAAACAGGTAAAATGCGTACATGACAACGCTGCAAAATATGTTGTAAATAACGTACTGACAGTTGGAAAAACGTATGATGTAAAAAACGAAACGGAAGAATTTATTTTTATTATTGATAACACTGGAAAAGTAGGCGGATTTTATAAAGACTACTTTGAAGAGGCTTAA
- the odhB gene encoding 2-oxoglutarate dehydrogenase complex dihydrolipoyllysine-residue succinyltransferase gives MAEIKVPELAESITEGTIAQWLKQPGDEVEKGEYIVELETDKVNVEVISEEAGVIKELKAEEGDTVEVGQVIAIVEAGEGGGSSSSEEKSEEKAPETEEKTEEASDKQPEKQESSEKKERTIASPAARKLAREKGIDLSEISTQDPMGRVRKQDVEAHSSTAKQEKKQEAAPKKQETPAAKKDDGKPVTREKMSRRRQTIANRLVEVQQTAAMLTTFNEIDMTNVMDLRKRKKDKFHETHDVRLGFMSFFTKAVVAALKKYPYVNAEIDGDEIVLKHYYDVGVAVSTDDGLVVPIVRDCDRKNFAEIEQEIVNLAEKAKNKKLQLSDLQGGSFTITNGGVFGSLLSTPILNGPQVGILGMHTIQLRPVAIDAERSENRPMMYIAMSYDHRIIDGKEAVGFLKMVKELLENPEDLLLEG, from the coding sequence GTGGCAGAAATTAAAGTTCCAGAATTAGCAGAATCAATTACAGAAGGTACCATTGCACAATGGTTAAAGCAGCCTGGTGATGAAGTAGAAAAAGGCGAATATATCGTTGAACTTGAAACTGACAAAGTAAACGTTGAAGTCATTTCAGAAGAAGCAGGCGTGATCAAGGAACTGAAAGCTGAAGAAGGCGATACAGTTGAAGTTGGTCAGGTGATTGCGATTGTTGAAGCTGGTGAAGGCGGAGGCAGCAGTTCTTCTGAAGAAAAGTCAGAAGAAAAAGCACCTGAAACTGAAGAAAAAACTGAAGAAGCTTCTGATAAGCAGCCTGAAAAGCAGGAGTCTTCTGAAAAGAAAGAACGTACAATCGCTTCACCTGCAGCACGTAAGCTGGCAAGAGAAAAAGGGATTGATCTGTCTGAGATCTCTACTCAGGATCCAATGGGCCGTGTAAGAAAGCAGGATGTAGAAGCACACAGTTCAACAGCTAAGCAGGAAAAGAAACAGGAGGCTGCTCCTAAGAAACAGGAAACACCTGCTGCGAAAAAAGATGATGGCAAGCCTGTAACGAGAGAAAAGATGTCACGCCGCCGTCAGACGATTGCTAACCGTCTTGTTGAAGTTCAACAGACTGCTGCGATGCTGACAACGTTTAATGAAATTGATATGACGAACGTGATGGATCTTAGAAAGCGTAAAAAAGATAAGTTCCATGAAACGCATGATGTACGTCTCGGCTTCATGTCATTCTTCACTAAAGCTGTTGTTGCAGCACTTAAGAAGTATCCATATGTTAATGCAGAAATCGATGGCGATGAAATCGTTCTGAAGCATTACTATGATGTTGGTGTAGCGGTATCAACTGATGACGGGCTTGTTGTTCCAATCGTCCGTGACTGTGACCGTAAGAACTTTGCTGAGATTGAACAGGAAATTGTGAATCTTGCAGAAAAAGCAAAGAACAAGAAGCTTCAGCTGAGCGACCTTCAGGGTGGATCATTCACAATCACAAATGGTGGAGTCTTCGGTTCACTGCTATCAACACCGATTTTGAATGGACCACAGGTTGGTATTCTGGGGATGCACACAATCCAGCTTCGTCCAGTTGCAATTGATGCTGAAAGAAGCGAAAACCGTCCGATGATGTATATTGCGATGTCTTATGACCACCGTATTATCGATGGTAAAGAAGCAGTTGGATTCTTGAAGATGGTAAAAGAACTTCTGGAAAATCCTGAAGATCTGTTATTGGAAGGTTAA
- a CDS encoding Rok-like winged helix domain-containing protein — protein MFDERTALKIRLEQMADSEIRILQEFRQEREKIMQRLRELDEGTAQDQVQPTQSKPVKPINVGKSKKMHAAALKILQKKLEPVKGTDIQTFVEKETGYKVANITTFMNTIQRKFPEVRKLDRGLYIYEKE, from the coding sequence ATGTTCGATGAGAGAACAGCGTTAAAAATACGCCTTGAACAAATGGCGGATTCAGAAATAAGAATTCTTCAGGAATTCAGGCAGGAACGCGAAAAAATCATGCAGAGATTGAGAGAACTTGATGAAGGGACTGCTCAGGATCAGGTTCAACCCACTCAATCCAAGCCTGTAAAGCCGATCAACGTCGGGAAGTCCAAAAAAATGCATGCTGCTGCTCTGAAAATCCTTCAGAAAAAACTTGAGCCCGTCAAAGGCACAGATATTCAGACGTTTGTTGAAAAAGAAACCGGCTATAAAGTAGCTAATATCACAACGTTTATGAATACAATCCAGCGCAAGTTTCCTGAAGTCAGAAAGCTGGACAGAGGATTGTATATATATGAAAAAGAGTAA
- a CDS encoding C45 family peptidase — translation MQRFHIDVIKGKGSYFQLGQTAGKLFRETPLYQTHLKRRAKSKKSYHLDMNKAEHHIKHFAPGLWDELQGLSTKLNWGFEEVVHEYSGWQQDWIKSGCSVLMKDGYFARNYDYHPKTYEGRLMIWQPETGYASIGVAGRMIGRIDGMNEKGLCVGFHFVNRKNPGEGFTCSVIARFLLDSCSSTDEAVEMLKKIPHRHAFNYTLYDASGNRAVVEASALGVAVRQQSNDYACTNHFETPEKLNENRYQLTESKTRLQSIFDQSGQAETPLEAFYRFNDPAYRIFKKNYGSWSGTIHTVVYDPIHMKVLFGAGENAVPLEINFKDWLSGERYPVTKIFGEVDTNEQFSHVNRSS, via the coding sequence ATGCAACGATTTCATATAGACGTCATTAAGGGAAAGGGATCTTATTTTCAGCTGGGACAGACAGCCGGCAAATTATTCCGTGAAACACCGCTTTATCAGACTCACCTGAAAAGAAGAGCAAAATCAAAAAAATCCTATCATCTTGATATGAATAAAGCTGAGCATCATATCAAGCATTTTGCGCCAGGACTGTGGGATGAACTTCAGGGCTTGAGTACAAAACTGAATTGGGGTTTTGAAGAAGTGGTCCATGAATATTCAGGGTGGCAGCAGGACTGGATCAAATCGGGGTGCTCTGTCTTAATGAAAGACGGATACTTCGCAAGAAATTATGATTACCATCCGAAAACATATGAGGGCAGACTGATGATCTGGCAGCCTGAAACCGGATACGCTTCAATCGGTGTAGCAGGCAGAATGATCGGCCGAATTGATGGAATGAATGAAAAAGGACTATGCGTCGGTTTTCATTTTGTGAACAGAAAAAACCCGGGAGAAGGATTCACCTGCTCGGTTATTGCACGATTCTTACTTGATAGCTGCAGCTCAACGGATGAAGCGGTTGAGATGCTGAAAAAAATTCCGCACCGTCACGCTTTTAACTATACGCTGTATGATGCTTCAGGTAATCGGGCGGTTGTGGAAGCTTCGGCGCTTGGTGTTGCTGTCAGGCAGCAGTCAAATGATTACGCATGCACAAATCACTTTGAAACACCTGAAAAGCTGAATGAAAACCGCTACCAGCTGACAGAATCCAAAACAAGACTTCAATCTATTTTTGACCAGTCAGGACAAGCAGAGACTCCGCTGGAAGCTTTTTATCGTTTCAACGATCCTGCCTATAGGATCTTTAAAAAGAATTATGGAAGCTGGTCCGGAACCATTCATACTGTGGTATATGATCCTATTCACATGAAAGTACTTTTTGGTGCGGGAGAAAATGCAGTGCCGCTTGAAATTAACTTCAAAGACTGGCTCTCCGGTGAAAGATATCCTGTTACAAAAATATTTGGAGAAGTGGATACGAATGAGCAGTTCAGTCATGTGAATAGAAGCTCTTAA